A window from Fibrobacter sp. UWB11 encodes these proteins:
- a CDS encoding LptE family protein — MFYRKFISRLFVALMLAMLACAFSGCYSFTASTLPSHIKTVNIHEVDDKTLDPVLANNIHTAVVDMFKRNAGGVRLVNNDANADFEITLLSYSNKPENYNSNSDVETYRVTIRVEVKFYDNVKERIIYESKSLSADGVYDVQANETEDRHGQTRAVEKLQDLIVSNALAKW; from the coding sequence ATGTTTTATCGTAAGTTTATTTCTCGCCTGTTTGTTGCCTTGATGCTTGCTATGCTGGCTTGCGCTTTTTCGGGCTGCTATAGCTTTACGGCAAGTACGCTTCCGAGCCATATCAAGACCGTCAACATTCATGAGGTCGATGACAAGACTCTTGACCCGGTACTTGCGAACAACATCCATACAGCTGTTGTCGATATGTTCAAGCGCAATGCTGGCGGTGTGCGCTTGGTGAACAATGATGCCAATGCTGATTTTGAAATTACTTTGTTAAGCTATTCGAACAAGCCTGAAAACTATAATAGCAATAGCGATGTGGAAACTTATCGTGTTACAATACGTGTTGAAGTAAAGTTTTACGATAACGTAAAAGAAAGAATCATCTATGAAAGCAAGTCGCTTTCTGCTGATGGAGTCTATGACGTCCAAGCTAACGAGACCGAAGACCGCCATGGCCAGACGCGTGCCGTTGAAAAACTCCAAGACCTGATTGTCTCGAACGCTCTTGCCAAGTGGTAA
- a CDS encoding fibro-slime domain-containing protein yields MKFYRWITLGALFGCSVVGFAQTAAQDVRTLDIVIRDFQPNHPDFENFSEESVNHINEIYNYRTATGAAMNAFGYDAVWYGNSSLHNTCGNMNAFEKYGFGTQIGVDGLPMKANLSLPGYLQNTSLGPVLKYGECNQKTKDAVTGADVTLRGYENAKDDVSGYKCPAGNTNWSNPVIYTPGMVMPYLLFTKMDGEKLDMYDGVIIQRANLYCDNQFFEQWYVDVPGQNKRVNTTMDIPKDPNSKYYVYDYNYNNGGYSPLDSINPTTREWVMNKPCNASIQPNGVCDQFEPQTLSIFCPPYNYQYANNQADFLGNNTFELCKEWLNQGGPRATNSAGSGHSAAWQAAVMYDATHPGKLGMKHLRNYAFTMMGYASFKYKQSNQIPTPEVFEFAGDDDMWIFVDGVLVVDLGGTHLSAPGKVNIQTLAVNNHGCHAGEPLATYTNCLGASDATGWADDTWHHLHFFYADRQSDGSNIYIRTSLAELAPSRYGQPTVNDVVVKVDENGISHNSMYMNVPLADSSLVAINNPNVPSMVVLRNITVLGPDGTPLKTITGQDSVVTMVYGFYVTTMTGPIDKGAAGLMYQFEGVVKDLNGNVIDGGLLGDDRLAFNVPYSQGLNDDGNGGNYTAMEWTQLMAWSQKVNFYVAASSGKHVEGFDEREKWGKISYTAVAQTPVIPDDPAFDRPDFTAEAQTLTDIAGSGTLPTDMTADLVLTPIPAVSNSDPLKWAKDNAETLMISGPQGATALPVGSSVVYGAGQNENKTLCYNDGSANVPGKKSNETCTSWSFPTTQPFHVNIRVFDHLGHFVNQYNKRVTKEEFENALNGLRSSTQSAGLKMPGCGDTPMYGATGAMLATIKMYPVTDKGRLLATGPYVYQMTVVKDAYTYCYESNGNNPTTMTMPFQRTTETIRRGYRRTQKK; encoded by the coding sequence ATGAAATTTTATAGATGGATTACTCTCGGTGCTCTGTTTGGTTGCTCCGTAGTTGGTTTTGCACAAACGGCTGCCCAGGATGTCCGTACGTTGGATATTGTTATTCGCGATTTCCAACCGAATCACCCTGACTTTGAAAACTTCTCCGAAGAATCTGTCAATCATATCAACGAAATTTATAACTACAGAACAGCTACTGGCGCTGCAATGAACGCCTTCGGTTACGATGCTGTGTGGTATGGAAACTCATCTCTCCACAATACCTGTGGAAACATGAATGCATTTGAAAAGTATGGTTTCGGTACCCAAATTGGCGTTGATGGTCTTCCGATGAAGGCTAATCTTTCTTTGCCAGGATATTTGCAGAACACATCTCTTGGTCCGGTCTTGAAATATGGTGAATGTAACCAGAAGACTAAAGATGCTGTTACCGGTGCAGATGTGACTTTGCGTGGTTACGAAAACGCAAAAGATGACGTGAGTGGCTACAAGTGCCCTGCTGGAAATACGAACTGGTCTAACCCGGTTATTTACACTCCTGGAATGGTGATGCCTTATTTGCTTTTCACCAAGATGGATGGTGAAAAACTGGATATGTATGACGGCGTTATCATTCAAAGAGCGAATTTGTATTGTGATAACCAGTTCTTTGAACAGTGGTATGTTGATGTGCCGGGTCAAAACAAGCGCGTGAATACGACGATGGATATTCCGAAAGACCCGAATTCCAAATACTACGTCTACGACTATAACTATAATAATGGTGGTTACTCTCCGCTGGATAGCATCAACCCGACTACAAGAGAATGGGTGATGAACAAGCCCTGTAACGCTTCGATTCAGCCGAACGGTGTTTGTGACCAGTTTGAACCGCAGACGCTTTCCATTTTCTGCCCGCCTTATAACTATCAGTATGCGAATAACCAGGCAGACTTCTTGGGCAATAATACCTTTGAACTTTGCAAGGAATGGCTGAATCAGGGTGGTCCGCGTGCCACGAATTCGGCTGGTTCTGGCCATAGTGCTGCTTGGCAGGCTGCTGTGATGTACGATGCCACTCACCCTGGTAAACTGGGCATGAAGCATCTCCGTAACTACGCCTTTACTATGATGGGTTATGCTAGCTTTAAGTACAAGCAGTCCAACCAGATTCCGACACCGGAAGTGTTCGAATTCGCTGGTGACGATGACATGTGGATTTTCGTGGATGGTGTGCTCGTTGTGGACTTGGGCGGTACGCACTTGTCTGCTCCGGGTAAGGTCAATATCCAGACTTTGGCTGTGAACAACCATGGTTGCCATGCAGGTGAACCTCTCGCTACTTATACAAACTGCTTGGGTGCTTCTGATGCAACAGGTTGGGCTGATGATACTTGGCATCATTTGCACTTCTTCTATGCTGACCGTCAATCCGATGGTTCCAACATTTACATCCGCACGTCTCTTGCCGAACTCGCTCCGTCTCGCTATGGCCAGCCCACGGTGAACGATGTCGTTGTGAAGGTTGACGAAAACGGTATTTCTCATAACAGCATGTACATGAACGTTCCGCTTGCTGACTCTAGCCTTGTTGCTATCAACAATCCGAATGTTCCGTCTATGGTTGTTTTGCGCAACATAACTGTGCTTGGTCCTGATGGTACACCGCTTAAGACCATTACGGGGCAGGATTCTGTTGTGACGATGGTCTATGGCTTCTATGTAACTACGATGACAGGCCCGATTGACAAAGGTGCTGCTGGTTTGATGTACCAGTTCGAAGGTGTCGTGAAGGATTTGAATGGCAATGTTATCGATGGTGGCCTTTTGGGCGATGACCGTCTTGCATTCAACGTTCCGTACAGCCAGGGTCTTAATGACGACGGCAATGGCGGTAACTATACCGCTATGGAATGGACTCAGTTGATGGCTTGGTCCCAGAAGGTGAACTTCTATGTGGCTGCTTCTTCTGGTAAGCATGTGGAAGGTTTCGATGAACGCGAAAAGTGGGGTAAGATTTCTTATACCGCTGTCGCTCAGACTCCTGTTATTCCTGATGATCCGGCATTTGACCGTCCGGACTTTACCGCTGAAGCTCAAACGCTTACAGACATTGCTGGTAGCGGCACGCTCCCGACGGACATGACTGCTGACCTTGTTTTGACTCCGATTCCGGCTGTAAGCAATTCTGACCCGCTCAAGTGGGCTAAGGACAATGCTGAAACGCTTATGATATCTGGTCCGCAGGGTGCAACTGCTTTGCCGGTGGGCTCCTCTGTTGTGTATGGTGCAGGCCAGAATGAAAACAAGACTCTCTGCTATAACGATGGTTCTGCAAATGTCCCGGGCAAAAAGAGTAATGAAACTTGCACAAGTTGGTCTTTCCCGACGACTCAGCCGTTCCATGTGAACATTCGCGTGTTTGACCACTTGGGTCACTTTGTGAACCAGTACAATAAGCGCGTGACTAAGGAAGAATTCGAAAATGCTTTGAATGGTCTGCGTTCTTCTACTCAGTCGGCTGGTCTTAAGATGCCAGGCTGCGGTGATACGCCGATGTATGGTGCAACGGGTGCTATGCTTGCCACAATCAAGATGTATCCGGTAACGGATAAGGGTCGCTTGCTTGCAACGGGTCCGTATGTGTACCAGATGACGGTTGTGAAGGATGCTTACACTTACTGCTACGAAAGTAATGGTAACAACCCGACGACTATGACCATGCCGTTCCAGCGTACTACCGAAACGATTAGACGTGGTTACCGCAGAACCCAGAAAAAATAA
- the pgk gene encoding phosphoglycerate kinase, protein MAKLSIEDLELAGKRVFIRVDFNVPQDKVTGEITNTKRIEAALPTIQYALDKGAAVVLASHLGRPNGEKNMKYTLAPVAKKLEELIKKPVKFLPDCVGPEVEAACAAIKPGEIILLENLRFHIEEEGKRKIKNADGTETKEKADKEAVKAFRASLTKLADVYVNDAFGTAHRDHSSMTGVELPQRAAGFLMNKELKAFDQVLNNPPRPFLAILGGAKVADKIQLINNLLDKADKIIIGGGMAFTFKKVLNNIEIGSSLFDEEGAKLVPDLMAKAKAAGKEIILPVDYIAADKFAADAATKAVSDAEGIPAGWMGLDVGAESTKLFVNAIKSAKTIVWNGPAGVFEFEAFEKATKAMADAIVEATAAGAITVIGGGDTATAAKKYGADKKVTHTSTGGGASLELLEGKVLPGVAVLTDK, encoded by the coding sequence ATGGCAAAGCTTTCTATCGAAGATCTCGAACTCGCCGGCAAGCGCGTGTTCATCCGTGTTGACTTCAACGTTCCGCAGGACAAGGTGACTGGCGAAATCACCAACACCAAGCGTATCGAAGCCGCTCTCCCGACCATCCAGTACGCTCTCGACAAGGGTGCAGCCGTCGTGCTCGCTTCCCACCTTGGCCGTCCGAATGGCGAAAAGAACATGAAGTACACGCTCGCTCCGGTTGCTAAGAAGCTCGAAGAACTCATCAAGAAGCCGGTGAAGTTCCTCCCGGACTGCGTTGGTCCGGAAGTTGAAGCTGCCTGCGCTGCTATCAAGCCGGGTGAAATCATCCTCCTCGAAAACCTCCGCTTCCACATCGAAGAAGAAGGCAAGCGCAAGATCAAGAACGCTGATGGCACTGAAACTAAGGAAAAGGCCGACAAGGAAGCCGTCAAGGCATTCCGCGCAAGCCTCACCAAGCTCGCTGACGTTTATGTGAACGACGCTTTTGGTACCGCTCACCGCGATCACTCTTCCATGACTGGTGTTGAACTCCCGCAGCGTGCCGCTGGCTTCCTCATGAACAAGGAACTCAAGGCATTCGACCAGGTCCTCAACAATCCTCCGCGTCCGTTCCTCGCCATCCTCGGCGGTGCAAAGGTCGCTGACAAGATCCAGCTCATCAACAACCTCCTCGACAAGGCCGACAAGATCATCATCGGCGGTGGCATGGCTTTCACCTTCAAGAAGGTCCTCAACAACATCGAAATTGGTTCTTCTTTGTTTGACGAAGAAGGTGCCAAGCTCGTTCCGGATCTCATGGCTAAGGCTAAGGCTGCTGGCAAGGAAATCATCCTCCCGGTCGACTACATCGCTGCTGACAAGTTCGCTGCCGACGCTGCTACCAAGGCTGTCTCTGACGCTGAAGGCATTCCGGCTGGCTGGATGGGCCTCGATGTGGGCGCTGAATCCACCAAGCTCTTCGTGAACGCTATCAAGTCCGCAAAGACCATCGTTTGGAACGGTCCTGCAGGCGTGTTCGAATTCGAAGCTTTTGAAAAGGCTACCAAGGCTATGGCTGACGCTATCGTCGAAGCTACCGCTGCTGGCGCAATCACCGTGATCGGTGGTGGCGATACCGCTACGGCTGCCAAGAAGTACGGCGCAGACAAGAAGGTGACCCACACCTCTACGGGTGGTGGCGCTTCCCTCGAACTCCTCGAAGGAAAAGTCCTCCCCGGTGTAGCAGTGCTTACTGATAAGTAA
- the folB gene encoding dihydroneopterin aldolase, producing the protein MVIEQGRIRLKDLQFDCIVGILPYEREHEQPIILNLTLWLDFAKAAQTEDLNESIDYAKLAEELKGFIRLSSFKLVETLVVKTAEYVLEHYPKANAVEVSVAKPQAVPGCLGAEASIKISRQ; encoded by the coding sequence ATGGTAATAGAACAAGGGCGAATCCGACTCAAAGATCTTCAATTTGATTGTATTGTAGGCATACTCCCCTACGAACGCGAACATGAGCAACCAATCATATTGAACCTAACCCTTTGGTTGGACTTTGCCAAAGCTGCACAAACAGAAGATTTAAACGAATCTATCGATTATGCAAAGTTGGCGGAAGAACTAAAAGGGTTCATCCGCCTTTCTTCTTTTAAGCTCGTCGAAACTCTTGTGGTAAAGACTGCTGAATACGTTCTAGAACATTATCCTAAAGCTAACGCAGTCGAAGTATCCGTCGCAAAGCCACAAGCTGTTCCCGGTTGCTTAGGAGCAGAAGCAAGCATTAAGATTAGTAGGCAGTAG
- a CDS encoding YifB family Mg chelatase-like AAA ATPase yields MFRRIRSYCLFGIKAVPVSVEVDAAQGLPGFTLVGLPDNAVRESRERVVSAIRSIGKVVTGFRTTVNLSPADLRKEGSALDLPLAIGMLVSTGEIEVPQLDRYVFVGELSLDGLLKPVRGVLSIAMNLVAERDCVLVIPRGNMQEASLVEGLHFVCANSLGECVEILERNSNQDVKDAKGIASYRVDVDDKVPDFKNVVGMDAVKRALEVAAAGAHNFLLVGSPGAGKTLCAKCLPGILPEMTEQEILETTRIHSCARRAGDSDDFKPVMARPFRSPHHSASMVSLVGGGTRLLPGEASLAHNGVLFLDELPEFNRSVLEALREPMEEGEISVSRASGTVVWPARFMMGAAMNPCPCGYSMDPKRECTCLPEARKRYREKISGPLLDRIDIQVSVPPVDAAMFAVKGRGESSADIRRRVCAARAVQRERFRNLPFKSNAEMSSEYARKFAAMNPDVERFAVSAAAKMELSARGYFRLLKVARTIADLRGASAVDVMDLSEALRYRAFKG; encoded by the coding sequence TTGTTTCGCAGAATCCGTTCTTATTGCTTGTTTGGAATAAAGGCTGTTCCTGTTAGTGTCGAAGTTGATGCAGCTCAGGGTTTACCTGGTTTTACGCTTGTTGGGCTGCCAGACAATGCGGTAAGGGAATCTCGAGAACGTGTCGTTTCGGCGATACGCTCCATCGGAAAAGTGGTAACAGGTTTCCGTACAACGGTTAATTTGTCTCCAGCGGATCTGCGAAAGGAGGGGAGTGCTTTAGACCTTCCGCTAGCGATTGGCATGCTTGTCTCGACGGGTGAAATTGAGGTCCCTCAATTAGATCGTTACGTCTTTGTGGGTGAACTTTCATTGGATGGTTTGTTGAAGCCTGTCCGTGGAGTGTTATCCATCGCAATGAATTTGGTCGCAGAGCGTGATTGTGTTCTTGTCATTCCGCGAGGAAATATGCAAGAAGCCTCGCTGGTGGAAGGTCTTCATTTTGTTTGTGCTAATTCTCTCGGTGAATGTGTTGAAATCTTGGAGCGCAATTCAAATCAAGATGTGAAAGATGCAAAGGGAATTGCTTCGTACCGCGTGGATGTTGACGATAAAGTTCCTGACTTTAAAAATGTTGTCGGAATGGATGCGGTAAAGCGAGCTCTTGAAGTTGCTGCTGCTGGCGCTCATAATTTTTTGCTAGTCGGTTCACCGGGTGCAGGCAAAACGCTTTGTGCAAAATGCTTGCCTGGAATTTTGCCCGAGATGACTGAACAGGAAATTCTAGAAACGACACGTATTCATTCTTGTGCGAGGCGAGCTGGTGATTCGGATGATTTTAAACCGGTGATGGCAAGGCCGTTCCGTTCTCCACATCATTCGGCTTCGATGGTTTCGCTAGTAGGCGGTGGTACGCGGCTTTTGCCGGGGGAGGCGAGTTTAGCCCATAACGGCGTGTTGTTCCTAGATGAGTTGCCGGAATTTAACCGGAGCGTGTTGGAAGCGTTACGCGAGCCGATGGAAGAAGGTGAAATATCGGTAAGTCGTGCAAGTGGAACGGTGGTTTGGCCTGCGCGTTTTATGATGGGGGCTGCAATGAATCCGTGTCCTTGCGGTTATTCGATGGATCCGAAACGCGAATGTACTTGCTTGCCTGAGGCTCGTAAACGTTATCGTGAAAAAATCTCGGGCCCGCTGTTAGACCGTATTGATATTCAGGTGAGCGTGCCGCCTGTAGATGCCGCAATGTTTGCGGTAAAAGGGCGAGGGGAGTCGTCTGCAGATATTCGCAGACGCGTGTGTGCAGCACGAGCTGTCCAGCGTGAACGTTTCCGCAATTTGCCTTTTAAATCCAATGCAGAAATGTCTTCGGAATATGCTCGAAAATTTGCAGCGATGAATCCGGATGTGGAACGATTTGCTGTGTCAGCTGCTGCCAAAATGGAATTGAGTGCGCGCGGATATTTTAGGTTGTTAAAAGTCGCGCGCACGATTGCTGATCTGCGTGGCGCATCTGCCGTAGACGTCATGGACTTGTCCGAAGCCTTGCGCTACCGTGCATTTAAAGGCTAG
- a CDS encoding SpoVG family protein: MAEKTEKKTSTIPTMSPAFDCLAVTNVQVFPFKEGANLGHMKGLATIVLNDQIQIRGLRVMDGENGMFVGYPIDTFYKGEDYRTVCLPITRQLREHIENCVLEKYQAAVA; the protein is encoded by the coding sequence ATGGCTGAAAAAACAGAAAAGAAAACATCGACTATCCCCACCATGTCTCCGGCTTTTGATTGCCTTGCCGTGACGAACGTTCAAGTGTTCCCATTTAAGGAGGGCGCAAATCTCGGGCATATGAAAGGCCTTGCGACGATTGTGCTGAATGACCAAATTCAGATTCGTGGGCTTCGCGTGATGGACGGTGAAAATGGAATGTTTGTCGGTTATCCGATCGATACGTTCTACAAGGGCGAAGACTATCGTACCGTATGCTTGCCGATTACGCGTCAACTTCGTGAACATATCGAAAATTGTGTGCTCGAAAAATACCAGGCCGCAGTAGCATAA
- a CDS encoding carbohydrate-binding family 9-like protein translates to MKWTANQGIIHPMVTAEFSQTPNSAIVKFTIEEPVDCYRAAVQEDNGRSWEDSCVEIFLQNPANPAEYFNFETTSRGFVLAARGTGRENRQTLPFEAIAKIKRSGTAPSIQDDSVYWTMTVEIPAEIFGIKAFEAPLHGNLYKCADKANTPHYLSAFRIETEKPDFHRPEFFDVLG, encoded by the coding sequence ATGAAATGGACGGCCAACCAGGGAATTATCCACCCGATGGTCACAGCCGAGTTTTCGCAAACCCCAAACAGCGCTATCGTCAAATTCACAATTGAAGAACCCGTAGATTGCTACCGCGCAGCCGTTCAAGAAGATAACGGACGAAGCTGGGAAGATTCCTGTGTGGAAATCTTTTTGCAGAACCCCGCCAATCCGGCTGAGTATTTCAACTTCGAAACGACAAGCCGAGGCTTTGTACTTGCCGCCCGCGGAACCGGTCGCGAAAACAGACAAACGCTCCCATTCGAAGCTATCGCAAAGATTAAACGCTCAGGCACAGCGCCAAGCATCCAAGACGATTCCGTTTATTGGACAATGACTGTTGAAATTCCTGCCGAGATTTTTGGAATTAAAGCGTTTGAGGCGCCCCTCCACGGAAACCTCTATAAGTGCGCCGATAAAGCAAATACGCCCCACTACTTGAGCGCATTCCGCATAGAAACAGAAAAGCCGGATTTTCACCGGCCAGAATTCTTTGATGTTTTAGGATAA
- a CDS encoding acyl-[acyl-carrier-protein] thioesterase codes for MIDIYALSKNPLVFQKPRTITSAYIDVSGKMGLAQTVLMIQDNITENFGAMKMDNFVVKEKGGFWVVYKAKFKFLKRPYWRDKVVTTSFPADNQLIRLNENTAITTIEGEPIIFAKQEMCCLSLDRHRPMRLSSVDFPTEGFPEAFMTDDFDRFNVKPEEYEEVYQQKVLPQHIDMSHHMNNIEYVKLALNVFSASDLELCIPSELEVHYLGESEEGQTMRIFRADHNGATYMRILDETDRAVFEMKLRMM; via the coding sequence ATGATTGATATTTACGCATTGTCGAAAAATCCGCTAGTGTTTCAGAAGCCGAGAACGATTACTTCGGCTTATATTGATGTGTCTGGTAAAATGGGACTTGCTCAAACGGTGCTCATGATCCAGGATAATATTACCGAGAATTTTGGCGCCATGAAAATGGACAATTTTGTGGTGAAGGAAAAGGGCGGCTTTTGGGTTGTTTACAAGGCTAAGTTCAAGTTCCTCAAACGCCCGTACTGGCGCGACAAGGTTGTGACGACGTCTTTCCCGGCGGATAATCAACTGATTCGTTTGAATGAAAATACTGCGATTACGACGATTGAAGGCGAACCGATTATTTTTGCAAAACAAGAAATGTGCTGCTTGAGTCTCGATCGCCATCGCCCGATGCGGCTTTCTTCGGTGGACTTCCCAACAGAAGGTTTCCCTGAAGCGTTTATGACGGATGATTTTGATCGCTTTAATGTTAAACCCGAAGAATACGAAGAAGTTTATCAGCAAAAAGTGTTGCCGCAGCATATCGATATGTCGCACCACATGAACAACATCGAGTATGTGAAGCTTGCATTGAACGTGTTTAGCGCTTCGGATTTGGAACTCTGCATTCCGTCAGAACTCGAAGTTCATTACTTGGGCGAGTCCGAGGAAGGGCAGACGATGAGAATTTTCCGCGCAGACCACAATGGTGCTACTTACATGCGCATTCTCGATGAAACGGACCGCGCCGTCTTCGAGATGAAACTCAGAATGATGTAG
- a CDS encoding pseudouridine synthase, producing MSTVIIFNKPFGVLSQFTPESGHPALDTFGFPPGVYAAGRLDHDSEGALLLTDNGKLIKKLLDPKYEHPRTYLAQVDGQITEEAVRKLSKGVDIKGYHTKPCKAEIVEAPDWIWNRNPPVRFRANIPTSWVKLTLIEGKNRQVRHMTAAVGFPTLRLVRVQIGNIPLGNLKPGEWRIVTDKVI from the coding sequence ATGTCGACCGTTATTATTTTCAACAAGCCATTCGGCGTTTTAAGCCAGTTTACTCCAGAATCGGGCCACCCCGCTCTGGATACTTTTGGATTTCCGCCGGGAGTGTATGCAGCAGGCCGTCTCGACCACGACAGCGAGGGGGCTTTACTCCTGACCGATAACGGCAAGCTCATCAAAAAACTTCTGGACCCCAAATACGAGCATCCGCGCACGTACTTGGCACAGGTCGACGGTCAGATTACCGAAGAAGCTGTTCGCAAACTTTCCAAAGGCGTCGACATCAAAGGTTACCACACCAAACCCTGCAAGGCAGAAATCGTCGAAGCCCCGGACTGGATTTGGAACCGCAACCCGCCGGTACGCTTCCGCGCAAACATTCCCACCAGTTGGGTAAAACTTACACTTATCGAAGGCAAGAACCGACAAGTGCGCCATATGACCGCAGCCGTGGGCTTCCCTACACTGCGTCTAGTCCGCGTGCAAATCGGGAACATTCCGCTTGGAAACTTAAAGCCCGGTGAATGGCGTATAGTTACAGATAAAGTTATTTAG
- a CDS encoding DUF4423 domain-containing protein: MLNINEISDYRDLLKNYYTQRKLDMPLYSYKMMGQKLGLETSQMFRVLNKDLHLPSRSIPLAKNLLDLKGRNGEIFEILVAASKTKSPAKKDKLYKMALSLQDVDLRKFSASEYLFLSKWWIPVVRALIEMNGGHAEVSRLVKQISPTVSEDQVREAIKVLKDLKLITPLASERYATTVANFTSEGSAVKTAAIRSYQNQLLALAQNALVAVEPAKRNISSLLVGVDDECFDDLNEMALEFRRQVQKRTAEVKNVNRAMQFVFALYPVADISGGDSAKKEV; encoded by the coding sequence ATGCTGAACATTAACGAAATCAGTGATTACAGGGATTTGCTCAAGAATTATTATACCCAGCGCAAGTTGGATATGCCGCTGTATTCCTATAAAATGATGGGGCAAAAGCTTGGGCTCGAAACGAGTCAAATGTTCCGCGTGTTGAATAAGGATCTCCATTTGCCAAGTCGCAGTATTCCCTTGGCAAAAAACTTGCTGGATTTGAAAGGCCGCAATGGTGAAATTTTCGAGATTTTAGTGGCTGCCTCCAAGACGAAATCTCCTGCAAAAAAAGACAAGCTTTATAAGATGGCGCTTTCGCTCCAGGATGTTGATTTGCGCAAGTTCAGTGCTAGCGAATATCTTTTCTTGAGCAAGTGGTGGATTCCTGTAGTGCGGGCTCTTATCGAAATGAATGGTGGCCATGCCGAAGTCTCACGGTTAGTAAAACAGATTTCACCGACAGTTTCCGAGGACCAAGTGCGCGAAGCTATAAAGGTTCTCAAGGATTTAAAACTGATAACACCGCTTGCGTCGGAACGTTATGCAACGACTGTTGCTAATTTTACTTCAGAGGGTTCGGCTGTAAAGACTGCCGCCATTCGCAGTTATCAAAACCAACTTTTGGCTTTGGCGCAGAATGCCCTTGTTGCGGTGGAACCTGCCAAGCGTAATATATCATCACTCTTGGTGGGTGTAGACGATGAGTGCTTTGACGATTTGAATGAAATGGCTCTTGAATTTAGACGGCAAGTTCAAAAAAGGACTGCAGAGGTGAAAAATGTGAATCGCGCCATGCAGTTCGTATTTGCACTATACCCGGTAGCAGACATTTCCGGTGGTGATAGCGCCAAAAAGGAGGTGTAA